One Ricinus communis isolate WT05 ecotype wild-type chromosome 2, ASM1957865v1, whole genome shotgun sequence DNA segment encodes these proteins:
- the LOC8282009 gene encoding protein NETWORKED 4B produces MASPMVKSNRNMKRLQSRKSHSWWWDSHVSPKNSKWLAENLEEMDRSVRRMLKLIEEDGDSFAKKAEMYYQKRPELVSLVEEFYRMYRSLAERYDHVTGELRKNIPSDLQSQSSGISDIGSELTSTWPSPVPEQRLSHRKPGNRAAGFDFFLGSGGSSSDLQKEGDESSTLTDSEPESDDSSVNNYSVLLGNGGDNALSRKVIELEIELREMKDRLQMQQEDNGDGSYRGARNENFEYLLARIAGYEQELKIANQSIQHSEEEVARLNIELHRYKSLEAVNSLQKEFISSKDENVKTEDSELESEITQASKLKENTDGLEAGTVDSDSKIRALTDELRITKEKLQYAEKEIASLKLQLESNRPSEKVDNLQDQLILAHKDINTWKTRLNAEKREVSKLQERIARLRTSLSDRDHEIRDLKLAVSDAEQKIFPEKAQIKAEISKLLEERTSLDEQLREWESRCRCLEDDIRKLQTEKSETEERHYSEINQLKAETVERDCHIENLNKSLNALKLERDAFNAQVVLLKADIISRDDQINQMDNHLQQLHMEHVELIAGAEEARKLVYTLRSKANDLEKEVERQKIAITEGAEEKREAIRQLCFSLEHYRNGYHRLRKAFVEHKRLPVLVT; encoded by the exons ATGGCTTCTCCTATG GTGAAGTCAAATAGGAACATGAAGAGGTTGCAATCGAGGAAATCACATTCCTGGTGGTGGGATAGTCACGTCAGTCCTAAAAATTCAAAGTGGCTTGCAGAAAATCTTGAGG AAATGGACCGAAGTGTCAGGCGGATGTTAAAGCTAATTGAAGAAGACGGAGATTCATTTGCTAAAAAGGCTGAGATGTATTATCAGAAGAGGCCAGAATTGGTTTCCCTTGTTGAAGAGTTCTACCGGATGTACCGTTCTTTAGCTGAACGTTATGACCATGTGACTGGAGAATTAAGGAAGAATATTCCATCAGACCTCCAATCCCAGAGCTCAGGCATTTCTGACATTGGTTCTGAGCTAACTTCTACTTGGCCCTCTCCTGTACCTGAGCAGAGGCTATCTCATCGCAAACCCGGGAACCGAGCTGCtggttttgatttctttcttggTTCAGGTGGAAGTAGCTCCGATCTTCAGAAAGAAGGAGATGAATCATCCACGTTAACAGATTCTGAACCAGAATCTGATGACTCCTCTGTAAACAATTACTCAGTTTTATTAGGGAATGGTGGGGATAATGCACTCAGCAGGAAAGTGATTGAATTAGAGATTGAGCTGCGTGAGATGAAAGATAGACTTCAGATGCAGCAGGAGGATAATGGAGATGGTTCGTATAGGGGAGCGAGGAATGAGAATTTTGAGTATCTTCTGGCCAGGATTGCAGGATACGAGCAAGAGTTGAAGATTGCTAATCAGAGCATACAGCATTCTGAAGAAGAGGTGGCTAGATTGAACATTGAACTCCACAGGTATAAATCGTTGGAAGCCGTCAACAGTTTGCAGAAAGAGTTCATATCATCCAAAGATGAAAATGTTAAAACTGAGGACAGTGAGCTGGAATCTGAGATAACTCAGGCATCGAAGCTTAAAGAAAATACTGATGGACTGGAAGCTGGAACTGTGGATTCCGATAGCAAGATTCGGGCACTGACAGATGAACTTAGAATCACAAAAGAGAAGCTACAATATGCTGAAAAAGAAATCGCTAGTTTGAAACTTCAACTTGAGAGCAACAGGCCTTCTGAAAAAGTCGACAATTTGCAGGATCAACTTATTTTGGCTCATAAAGACATTAATACATGGAAAACCAGACTCAATGCAGAAAAAAGGGAGGTTTCCAAGCTCCAAGAAAGAATTGCAAGGTTGAGAACTAGTTTATCTGACAGGGATCACGAGATCAGAGACTTGAAATTAGCAGTATCTGATGCTGAGCAGAAGATCTTTCCTGAAAAAGCACAGATAAAGGCTGAAATATCTAAATTGTTGGAGGAACGGACCAGCTTGGATGAGCAGCTCAGAGAATGGGAATCACGCTGCCGTTGTTTAGAGGatgatattagaaaattacagACTGAAAAGTCAGAAACAGAGGAAAGACATTACTCTGAAATCAATCAATTGAAGGCAGAAACTGTGGAACGAGACTGtcatattgaaaatttgaacAAAAGCCTTAATGCTTTGAAGTTGGAGAGAGATGCATTTAATGCACAAGTTGTTCTACTCAAGGCAGATATAATATCTAGAGATGATCAGATTAATCAGATGGATAATCATTTACAGCAATTACATATGGAGCATGTGGAGCTCATTGCCGGTGCTGAAGAAGCGCGTAAATTGGTGTATACGTTAAGATCAAAAGCCAATGATTTGGAGAAAGAGGTTGAAAGACAAAAGATTGCTATTACAGAAGGAGCGGAAGAGAAACGGGAAGCTATCAGGCAACTGTGTTTCTCACTGGAACATTACAGAAATGGGTATCATAGGCTGCGCAAGGCGTTTGTCGAGCACAAGAGATTACCAGTTTTAGTAACATAA